From the genome of Prunus persica cultivar Lovell chromosome G8, Prunus_persica_NCBIv2, whole genome shotgun sequence:
AAAGGCACAAATACGACAGATGCACGAAGACAGGAATGGCACGAACATAGTAGAGGCACGAACACgacaacacaacacacaaaccCAGGAGGGCATACACGGCACAGGtagagaaatatatatatatatatatatatgtatgggGATAAAGCACGGGTGGGCACAACACATAGGTCATCATAAAAGTTGGCTCTGATgtcaagtcaaacaatattGGTAGAATATTTTTCAGGTTATATTTCATTCTCCGAAAGAAGGTATTTATAGTACAAGGATGTAACCCTAGTAGAGTCAAACTATGAAACAAGATAAAAACCTAATTACACAATATCTgtataaaaaggaaagaaatataatcataataaactaggaaataaatattCTAATTAAGCTAGGATCTCGCTAACAAGAAGAGCTTTATGTTAATATTAATTCAGATTCAATAATCAAATATTTTGATACACTCAAAGAGAGAAGGGTTCCACTTCACTAGGTAagctctttaaatttttttgcaatcgaccatatttttttgaagttggacaatgtttgtaatttggtatttatttatattttatacttCTTCGTattatatttgcttgtaatGTGGGcttgtttgatttataaaattttattcacatttttgtttcaagagaaaaaatacttataatatatttcttgtatataaaaaaaatttagcctaCCCTTATAAAAATTCCTGGATCAGCCATTGCTCACATATACAATACCAAGATGCCAGAGGGTTTCGAACTTGAGACCGCTATTTTACAAGTTAAGATCATTTTCCACTATATCAGACCCCATCGGCATTTTTAAGCTTATGTtcacttatgtttttttttagtaaacaAAAcacatcttttgtttttttaatagctaaaattacaaaaatacacATGCCACGTCAGCACAGTTAACAGTGGGTGGGCATCGAGGTCGGAAAATCGAAACATCGAGCCAGACCAGatgaaaaaaaagggggaaaaaattGGTTGactaaaaaagtcaacaaaccgaCATCAAACCGGACCAGACTGATTCCAACTGGTTCTAGTTCCAATTTCACACCTTACCAAATCGAACTGGACTAGACCAGTTgtgtatatttttaatttttttacaaaattatttaaattcaatgttacattttttaatctcataactaatattttcccaagttcaacttcagaAAATCTCCATTTTCTACGCTCAATATCTCtctttgtatgaaattggataatttgtaaattttcaagcccaaaaattaaaattttagttggaatatgtataaaaataataataatccggtccaaaactaaaaaaaattggaaatcagATAAGAACTGGTTCAAACCAAATCAGtcagtttcaaattttttttatatactaaAACTAGACCGATTAAATAGTTCCGTATCCGATTTcaatttgatgtgaaaatcAGACCGAACCAGACCACATCCACTCCTAGTTTTGTTGATGGAAATTGACAAAAGTaataaagtgagaaaatttcagTATTTTTAGAGATTTTGATGATTAAATGAGCaaatttcagttttaaaaaataatgtgaGATCGAGCGCCCTGTTTCAGGGATAAAACAGTaattaaatctttttttaCTCATTTTGCAAACGCGGCTGCTGgcgtttcatttttttatattttatattttatatttttcctttttcttttcggaCGACTGACTTTCCAGTGGCATGGAAAACTTTACCTTTATTATAAACTAAACTCTGGACAAAAGTTCCACGCTGTACGGACAAGTCTTGCTTCTTCACAAGGTTTTCTTCTCCAGGTCATTCAAATTCCGATTTCAAAGCTGAGGACGACAACGACAAGGAAACCATACAAAGAAGCTGAAGTTCAAGATGGgctttgtgggttttgttgCATTTTTACTTCGATGCTTTGATGTTCTTGCGTGGTATGCTTTTTTCTAAGAGAATGAAAATCTTGGTACAGTTGAGTTGAGCAAATGTTCTTGTTCATCATTTCATGTTGTTTGTGATTCTTTTTCTGCAGGCCTCTACTTGCTCTGGTGTATCCTTTGTAAGCCTCTCTGCCCCCAcacacatttttattttattttgaagaaaCTGTGTTTTCATCCTACTAGTGTTTTTTTCTTGGGACAAATCCTACTAGTGTTCACTTTAGCATCTATGGAAAtgggttttccttttttttttctttctgtttcttttgtcTACCAAAATGAAAGTAATTTTTCGATATTGCATtttatgatgatgatgcttttgataatgattttattttttactaatGTTGATACTGTGTTGATTGTTTTTTGATAGATGTTGTTCCATTAGGGCGATTGAGGCCAATTCTGTTTCAGATTCTGTGAAGTTGAATACTTATTGGGTTGTCTTCTCATTGATTCTGCTATTAGAACGTGCATCTATGAAGCTCCTAAAATGGTAATTCTGTTGTTTAGTTTATTGCATTTGCTTTTTCTggtttccaaataaatgaatacAAAAGTTGAAACCTTGCATATTTTAGGCAACAGAAGCTTTTAACTGAAGTTTCAGCCAAGTTACTATGAAAGCCCTTCTGGAATGTGAGTTTCCCCCAAATTTTGCCCAATTAATTTGGTTGTCCATAATATTTGTTTCTTAGTACATAGAAGGGAAACAAATGGAGAAGCcgtaataaaattgaaaaaggaaTTTCAAAGATTTCCTAGCCTTCACTATAATCAAAAGGAGAGCAGAAATTTTCACAATCTGGCTGTTCTCAAAAGCCAGAATCTTGTGGCTAGTATGGAATTTTCAGAAGTGAATTTGTGTGGCATATCCATTCATTGTGGTATTATTGAGACAAAACAGTCtcataaataattttgaagtTACCTTTTAAGATGGTTGTGATCTATTATGTGGTAGCTTTCTGGTAATACATTCACAATTATATGGTCACATTTGGTGGTAAAACACACTTTTTATATACAATCGTTTTACCTATATGAAAGCATGCCTAAAGAATAGGATTATTTAAAATTCTTCTCATTGCTTTTTTCtaattcaattcaaacttATGAAATGGTTGTAATTTATTCGTTCAGCTTCAGAATTTTTGTTCCGGCAAATGCCACATATCAAATCTAGAGAGTTAGATATCAGTTAATTCCTTTTGGGCATAGTGCTGACATTTGTTTTAACTTTTCATTGTTCAATGATCGTGAGGAgctataaaatttgtttcaatgtttcttaattttccatTGCTGTACCTGTCAGGCTCCCTCTGTGGCCATATATTAGGCTCATGATCGTCTTCTGTATGGTGATACCTCATTTCGATGGAGCTTTTTATGTCTATAAACACCTAATCTGTCCATGCCTGTCCATGGACCTCCAAATTGTTATCAACTGGTTCAACAAGCGGAAGAAATCCTCGTTCAGCAGAGACAATTTTCTTGCCGAGGTGGAGAGATATGTGAAGGAGAATGGAACTGAAGCTCTGGAAAAAATTGTTGCTTCCAAAGTAAGTAGTTCGAACTTGGTGAAGAAAATATGTTGTTGTATCATAGGAATAAATTAGTTTTTAGAATATGCCTAGAGGTGTGTGCACTAGTATAAATGCTTTGACCTGTGGAAAAACATATTCTAGAGAATCGTTGTCAGAGATGGACTAATAATACTTTTTTCCTTCAGTCTGAGAGAACAAAGTCAAATCCCGATGAGAAAGAGTTGAAAGCAGTTTCATCTCTGGAGAAGAAAGAGGTACACTGTGTGAGATCCCTGATGCAACTCATACAATTTTCATTACACGTTCTATACACCCCAGTGGTTTGTAGTTGATGTCTTTTCATAgatgaaattttaaaactgtGATCGTTGCAATAACCCCTGAATTCTGGGTTTCTCTGTTTACTTCTTCTGACTAGgttttgttgaagaatattaagTCCCATATCggaaacttgactaaataaaatacaaaatataatgaatggttctAGTACTAATAATACCGaggccttttgtgataaaaccccaCATCTACTGGGCtttgtaggtggttaagttggggacaatatcggTGTTGTTAGTAGTGGGCCACTAGCCCGTCTCTCTGAATTTAACAGGTTTCTCTGTCTACTTCTTCTGACTcagaatttcattttgattttgaactaTGCTTGATTTAAAGAGAGAATAGAATTTTGTATGCTATGAAGACTGGATGCGGTaaaacaattttcttttggaccTCATCTTCATTGCATTTGCAGGTTAGTCAGGCAGAGCCTAATCTCACTGGAACTGAAAACAGCAGATTTCCCAGTATggatattgaagaaaaagccATTGGGGTTGCATCAGAGAGAGGAGTTCTGAACACTCCACCTTCAAAGAACGTTGAGGAGTGGACAAGTGCATTCAGTCAGGTAACAACCCAAAGTGGTACAACTTTTAACTCCCACCCGGACGGTAAAATACACAAGGCTGTATATGAGAAACTGAAAATAGAGAACCAGGCTGAAGCTAAGCTCACTCAAACGGAAAACGGTACATTTGCGGTCATCGAGACTAAAGAAAAATCAGTTGAGGTTGCAACAGGTAGAGAAGTTCTTGAGTCTTCCCAAAATGTCCAGAAAGAGTGGACTTGTGCTCTCTGTCAGCTAACAACTCAAAGTGAAGCAACTTTAAACTCCCACCTCCAAGGCAGAAAACACAAGGTGGCATGTGAGGCATTGAAAGCAAAGAGCTGGCCATTTGCGCCGAAAATTCCCCCGGAGTCAAAGGAATCTCATCAACGCAAAGAGGAGGAGCCAGGAAAGCGGCCAACAAGCAGtgcatcaaaacaaaaagttattATAGATGAAAAGGCGCAAAGTCAGAAAAATAGCATTCCAGCTTCAGGGACAAAGACTTCTTATAAATCTAAAGAGGAGCCAGCAGAAGTTGCATCCATCAATGGAAGCCAACAAGGAAACCCGATTGAAGTTCCAAGCATGAAGGATTTAACTCTATCGTGCAATGTTTGTAATGTGCACTGCCCCAATGAGATTGTCATGGCATCGCATCTCAATGGCAGAAAACACCAGAAAAAGATGCAACAACGACAACAGAACCCAAATTAAGTTCTAAGGAAGAATGAGTTTTTGTGGAACATAAATCGGCACCATCACACCACAACCCACTAAACTCGTTTTACATGAATTCAAAGCAATAAATTGTTGCCAACTGGGTCAGTCCAATGGAATTGAGTTGAAGACCAATGGTCTCAGGTTCCTATGGCACCGGAGTAGTGTGTATTAGAAATCTTCTTtccccttataattccaattaTAGCTTgtattcgggaaaaaaaaaacctataaaatattttaacaaTCAATGGACCTCTTTTATGCCATATTCCAGATTGTTTTCTATCATGTTTCacttataatttttaattggtttCTTCTGGATGCTAGTTGACAATGACATTAGCAATTTCAGGTTGTCTCAATACTCGCCCCGTAGAGAGCTAGTCTTGTTctcatttttaatatttttcttttgctttttcgAAACAACTCGACTTTTAGATTCATCTGCCGACAGCGTCACTATGAATCATACAGGTCTACTGAAgtgaaaaaaaacttacatgcAACGTTTTCCTATCCTGATTAATAACGCCATGACacgtaaaaaaattattttatttgtcatTATATTATTGTTCGGAAATAGCACAAGGTAGAAATGATACTATTTTCCCTGGGGGAATGTTTGGTTTGGATGAATATTAATTCAATTCTTCATcaacttttaaaaattatttagttAACATTTTGGTGAAACTCCTTACAGTAATTCGTTAAGCCAAATTTCGTCTTTTGACTGCGTTCCGGAATGAGTATGACCAGTTGGACCATTCATTCCCTCATCTGGCCATAATTTAACTAAGTGTGCTAGTTCACCTCTTTTTAATGAGTACAATTTCTTGCTTAAACATATGTTTTGCCGTATCGAAACCCCCACCTCACAAAAGGAACTACCacagtaaaaagaaaaacgagAGCCTCGAAACGAAGAAACCAAATGCGGAAGAAAGCACAAAATATAACAGGAAGACAACCTTGACATTGATTTATTGTATTGTTCAGATGAGTTCCAGAAAGGGACATGTATGTTTGTAATCACGGTAACTATGCCTTCTGAGAAGTTGGCATCGCGAGATTAACTACACCGCTGCCGGGTAAATTCTTCCACTGCTGAGTTACTGTTTTGATCTGGGTGAAAAAGTTAACACCAGCCTTACCTGTAATGCATACAAAAACTCTTGATAATTTACCAGAACGAAATAATTCATTCTATACAACCATCGTTTGAACAATAACTACTCAAAAACAGATTGCTACCATCATAAAAAGAGTTGAGTAACAGGTGGAAGAGATATTTTACCATAGAAATTCAGATCGCCTGCAAAAGATGCCTTGTTGCcagtaaaagagaaaaatggcAAGGGAACTGGAATAGGAACGTTGATTCCAACCTATTTCATACTCAAAACAAGTTAGAGAGTGATATAAAGTGTATCTTTATTTGCCATATTATCTTGCAAATTCAGCAGCAGCAGATGCTCAAAAGACTTAGTTTACCTGTCCAGCCTCTATCTCAGTCTGAAATTTCCTTGCAGCTACCCCAGATGTAGTAAAAATAGAAGCTCCATTGCCATatctgttataaaaataaaaataaaaaatactcaTGTAAACCGCATAAAATATCTCTTCAAAACTAATGCTATTTAAGGCAACAAGAGAAGCAATAATTAGTACTT
Proteins encoded in this window:
- the LOC18767109 gene encoding uncharacterized protein LOC18767109 isoform X1, whose translation is MGFVGFVAFLLRCFDVLAWPLLALVYPLCCSIRAIEANSVSDSVKLNTYWVVFSLILLLERASMKLLKWLPLWPYIRLMIVFCMVIPHFDGAFYVYKHLICPCLSMDLQIVINWFNKRKKSSFSRDNFLAEVERYVKENGTEALEKIVASKSERTKSNPDEKELKAVSSLEKKEVSQAEPNLTGTENSRFPSMDIEEKAIGVASERGVLNTPPSKNVEEWTSAFSQVTTQSGTTFNSHPDGKIHKAVYEKLKIENQAEAKLTQTENGTFAVIETKEKSVEVATGREVLESSQNVQKEWTCALCQLTTQSEATLNSHLQGRKHKVACEALKAKSWPFAPKIPPESKESHQRKEEEPGKRPTSSASKQKVIIDEKAQSQKNSIPASGTKTSYKSKEEPAEVASINGSQQGNPIEVPSMKDLTLSCNVCNVHCPNEIVMASHLNGRKHQKKMQQRQQNPN
- the LOC18767109 gene encoding uncharacterized protein LOC18767109 isoform X2, which produces MLPLWPYIRLMIVFCMVIPHFDGAFYVYKHLICPCLSMDLQIVINWFNKRKKSSFSRDNFLAEVERYVKENGTEALEKIVASKSERTKSNPDEKELKAVSSLEKKEVSQAEPNLTGTENSRFPSMDIEEKAIGVASERGVLNTPPSKNVEEWTSAFSQVTTQSGTTFNSHPDGKIHKAVYEKLKIENQAEAKLTQTENGTFAVIETKEKSVEVATGREVLESSQNVQKEWTCALCQLTTQSEATLNSHLQGRKHKVACEALKAKSWPFAPKIPPESKESHQRKEEEPGKRPTSSASKQKVIIDEKAQSQKNSIPASGTKTSYKSKEEPAEVASINGSQQGNPIEVPSMKDLTLSCNVCNVHCPNEIVMASHLNGRKHQKKMQQRQQNPN